The genomic stretch CTCAGACTTAACCTTATTGAAAATCCTTCCCCCTTTAAAGCATTGTGAAATGCTTAAACTCAGTAACTTTGGCCCTTGGCCGTTGCCTCCTCAAGCCCAAGCTAGCTCCCTGCATTGAGGCCAAATGCTTCTTTGTTCTGATGGAAAATTAGAGCCCTGTGGTGATCTGATGATGGGCACAGGATGAGATATTAACTCCAGCTAGCTGCTCCACACCTTTGGCTGCAGAATTTACCTGGGTTACCTTCAGGCTTGAGGCTCCATCCTTGTACTGATCCTCCTTCATGCTTGTCTAGTTTGTTCCGCGGGTGAAACGCTGGATAGGTAACGTGTGTTGAGGCTATGTGACAAAGAAATGCTTGCCTGCTGGTGCTCAAGAGATAAAACATGGGGTATGATAGCTTCAACCTCAGCATTAGATTATGGCTCCTGTTTACCATCTTTTAGcatttccagctgtgctgcagccatTAAAGCCATAAAAGTGTGAAACCCAGGGCTTGGAAGTCTTTTGCCTAACATAGCCTCTGAAGAATGGGGTATGAGGGAGCAGGGTCTTGGCTGTCTCAAAGGATGCTGTCTGGGTCTGTGGCAGGAACAGGGAATTCACGCCAGCTCTAACACCACCCTCACCTCCAGCCCCAGGCATCAAGCTGGATTTGTTTACAATGGTACCAGCTTTGTACTGATGCCGAGCAGGCAGGGGACTCGACAGCATGCAGGGATTGTAAATGGGCCACTGAGCTCTTCTTTCCCATAAGAAGGACCCTCTCTGAGCCAGGCCCGTGGCGGGCAGAGACAGTGCGTTCACAGGAGGAGGAACAGCTCAGGGTCCCCCCCCTTTGCCAGTGCACCTGCTGCTGTGTGCAAGCTGCGAGTGCCTCCCTGTGGGCCTGTGTGACTCGGTCTCCCCACGGTTTGGCTTTAGAGAGAGCTCCAGGCTGGGACCCTCCTGTGGCCACTTCTAAGAATTGCATGGGAGcctgtggaaaaggaagaacCGTGGGTTTTCTgtgggctttcttttttttccctgattttttaCCACCTTGCAATGCCTCTAGTTGCCATAAACTCAGCACTAGAATTCAAGTCCTATTAGAGCTATGTGCACATCTGACTACACTTCAACAAGTCTATAGATAAGCTCTGCTCCTTATAAAGACCGTGCTCGGGTCCCTGCTCACACTGTAGAGGAGGGCAAGAAAAGAGGCTGTTTCGTGTACAGGGCCATGTTTAATGAGAGGTGACAAAGGCTGGGCAAGGTGTTTTCTCCAACAGAACCCCTAGAAAAGATGCAAGTTCATCTCCTGCCCATAGGTAGGTATTAGGGGGCCAGAGCTGGCATGAGGAGGGGGTGCTAGAGATGGACCATGGCAACATCTTCTTCCCTGCCGATGTGAGAGGACTCTCTGGCCTGCCCCatcttcctcccttctcttttggGTCAGAAGTGAAAGGATTTTTCTGCATGGATTCACTGCCTGTATAACAGGCTGCAGAGGCCTATCAGCAAATTCAGAAATCTTGCACACTTCTAAGATTTCTCCCCACCACACTTTATAATGTATTTTCTATTCTTCTTTCCCCTGCCTACACTACGCATAGCTCAATCTTTCCTGCCATACCCAAAACAAGCCCCCCAGACCCAAGAGCAGGCTGCGGTGAGAGGGCAGGAAGGGAGGGTGCCTTAACCTCATTCGACTTTGGCTTGTGGTCTAACGTCTGCTCTCCTTTTCCACacacttctcctcctccctgccacgTGCCacaccagccctgctccccctaCCCCCTGTTTTGCACTCTACTTTCCAGAGGAAGCGGTTTCTGTGGTAGAGTGTAGAGGAACATCAAAAGGTGACCCAGATCTCAATTGTGGCGTCATGGAACTGGTGATATGACCTCTTCCTGCCCCACCTGGGCCATGAGACCCCTTCTACATCCTGTCCTACTGTGTTATTTCCTGCCTTTGCTTTGCActgtggtttttctttctcGAAATAAACAAGAAAGCACAAAGTGGTGATGGGGGGGGCACATTGTGGTGGTGGGAGATTGAAAGCCTAATATCTGAAAATATCTTTGAACTAGAACTACAAATTTAGTGTTTTGCAGATCACATACTAAGAGTCACTTTAGTCAAAACATTTGACTTTATCCGTACACTCATTCCCCCCACTCAGCAAATCTTATCACTGGGGTTGTTTAACCTGGAAGAGAAAAGACTAAGATGTAGAAACAGAGGCAGCACACTGTCCTTCCTCCTTGACCATACAGCTAGGAGTGGGTTTGAAGTGCAACACAAAAAATTTAAGATGGGtattagttttaaaaagtgatgCTAAAGGTAAATGAGCATGGAAACTTTTCCTCCACCTTCCTGAAGGTTTCTGGAATAAGGTTAATCAGTTGGAAATCATGGGAAATGCCATGAGTTGCTTTGTAATTCAAATATGGTTTAGGCAGCTTCATCAAGCTGTTTCCCTGTGAAGTGGTAGACCTCATTATGAATGAAATGTAAGCTTCAAGAGCTGCCTGGAATCTAGCATTTAAAGATCCATGGGCTTTCTATAACTGGAGAGAAATGAGAGTGACTGTTGTGCCAAGGGAGAGACAAGAGAATGAATCACTGGACATCTGTACTATAAAATAATCAGGATAATACACGCAGCAAGTTTGAAGTTGTTCCTTGGCAGCAGGGGTCAGTAACTCTCTGTCAGCCTGTGACCGGCCACCTGCTAAATGGTCAGGTGGCAGCACTGTGGCAGAAGACCAGGGAGACTGTTGTGTTGCTGCTTAGCACTGCGGAGCCAGATCCTGTGGCAGGGAAGCTGGCATGGTCTTCACATGGGGACCCTGTCCCACATGAAGCACCAGAGTGCAGGAGGTAGAAATAAACGGGCGCCTGTGAAGTTGAAAGCAGACGACAGATGACCCTTTattgctaaaacacacacatatttataatCACATATTCTGCAAAGTCATTGTACACGCGCACAATCATAAAATATGATTGGTTATACCATctctgtacacgcgcataaacataaggcataattggttataccaactaaaacatgcgaaacttgtctcagtctaattgaTCAAGATAAACTGCTGAATTGAGATTCTTTGTGTCAAGTTCCCTTTATCATGGAATGTGTACttgtgttcttctaattggcTTTATTATCATCTTCTGTTCAAGGTCTTCTAAAGgtgtctggaatgctcttgtgacCGTTAGCTAAATATGTTCCTACACCAGGGCTTTTGGCTAAAAGCGTTTCAAGCATGAGCCTTTCCAAAATCAGAGTTCTTTGCGATGGCTGTGAATCCAGCAGGGTGAGACATATCCTGCGAGGGGGAATCACCCCCACCAGTCTGGTGAGGCTTTCCCTGCCACTCAGTTTAGGCAGTGGTGCGAGGTTCAAGCTTTTAAGGGAGGTTGTGTTTCTTTCAGAGCACCCTTCTCATTTCTCACTCCAGAGgaatctctgctgcttcttctgaaGACAGAGAAATCAGCGtcacaaaaggagaaaatttcatttccagTCTTGCCAGTGACAGACTGAACCTGGAGACATAGGCTGGTCAGTTGGTGTCATTAATGCAAAGTAGGTACCTTGTTCTCCAGTGACACTTGGGAGTGGGGGATATTGAGAGGCAGGACACTTCAGGCTCCTGTGTTCCCTATAGCAGTAGACATCTGCCTTCAACAACCTGGACTTCTTACTAGTCCTCTCACTGTTGGCAAGCCATATTTTACTGTTGTCTTCACATAGCAGAGTCTACTCTTGGAGGAGAGGTGCTCTCCTCCATTTCCATCCCTCCGAGCCAGCCATGCTGTTCTCACCCAGACACAGCAAGGATGTCCCAGAAAGGGACTTTGTAGCTATTCCCCACCCCGCAGTGGATCCAGCCAGTTATTGCAAACAGTGCCTGGTGGCCAAGTCAGGCTGAAGAGGATAGTCGGgactccccttccctccttcacCCCAAAAGCCAGGCTCATTCCTAAAGCTCATCTGAAGTGTAAAACAAGTTCCTCAAACTACAcattaaaagacaaacaagtttcttactttttttataAGAATTTTTTAATAGCAGCCAAAGGCCTAAAGAAATGCCAAGACATCAGTGTGGTTGCCAGTACAATTCAAGAATTAGCAGCATGCGAATTTCACATGCATGCACTGTTTCCAACGAGTGCACACATGGACAGGTAAATATGTCAGTATAGTTTTATGCGAAgattacaaaaagaaattggGAAATCTAAGGTTGTTAGAActaaacaaaaagaacaaaagtagTTTGTATTTTTACTAAATGCAAAGCCAAATCTTAAGCTGgtttaaattcagaaaatgttaCGGCCAGatagactttaaaaaatactaaaaaaacattcttttgttCTGTGATAATGAAGTGAGAATTTCACTGAATTCAGGAATTCTGGGAGACCTAGCAGTGTAtcttttaggggaaaaaaaaagataccttgCTCTGATCTAGCAAAAGATAGCAGGACATGGTGCATAGCACCCTGAATAAGTctccctttgcttttcagagtgAGTGTTTCATTTGCAGTTGAAATGGTGTCTGTGGGGGTGCACTCTAAGGAGTGCATACCTGAAAGCTACCAAAATACGAAAAATTAACATTCAAGTGATATTTAGCTTGCAGTTTTCAACAAAGAACACTGCCCCAAGCAGAAATTGTGtgtcattttaatgcaaataatagTGATGTTTGGCAATTTATAGTTACAGCAAACTATGCTTCATGCAAAAAGAAGCATTGTCATGCTAAATGAATCAGGCACCTGGAGCAGCAGAATTTTAAGCTTGTTTTTAAGTAGCTTTATAACAATGCAAATAAAGCAATTTAGACTATAATGGCTGGTGTGATATACAGAAACGGCAAGTGATATCCCTTGCAACAGGAATGCCTGTGTTCCCTCTTGCACACGATGGTCTGGTAAAGATTCCTCAGCAGATTTTTTGGTAATTCAGGACTGCACTATCTAATTACTTGCATTcctgtaacaaaaataaaggtatGTTAAATCATTATTTGGGATACAGTCACAGCTACACAATTATAGACCTGAAGTGTCTAGGCAatagaaagaggagaaagagataCTGAGCTAAAACTAATATATTAGGTCTGAGGTCTTAAAGTCAATAAACATCAAACTTTCGCAGCTGGAGACTGGTCACGGGATGAATCTGATGGATGAATGCAGATAAGGGAAGGGGTGGATGTAGAAATAGAAGGGAGAGATGtctagaaagaagaaaaaagttaaatttgcATGTGGATAAGGAAAACTAAATAGAAATGAGGGGTGATCAAAAACAGTGATATGGCCAAAGGAGTGGAGGGATTTTACCATTGGTAGACAAAAGGTGCATGGATAGACTGCATAAACAGTTATTACAGAGAGAAGGAACATTCATAGCTAATGAACTGATCCAGAAGTTTTCTGTCAGAGGCTTTACTACCCCCCATGCatactcacttttttttccacataagcATCGTCATCagcacattaaaaattattgctttcattaaaatgacTTTCAGGCCCAGCTGTGATAAAGACAGCATGTTCAGGTTTTCATCTGTAAAAGTAACAGAGAATGAAAGTCACAAGAGCAGTGAGACATCCTCACTTCCAGACACACTTAAAAGCACTTCTTAATGAAGCTGTTCCACTTTGTGTGATTGAGTCAGCTTGTAGGATAGCTAACAAGACAGTGAGCAGGACTGTCTCACTGAGAGACTTTCATTTCTTCCAGTTAGTGTTTCAAGGGCCAGGTTTTCATTCAATAACCACTTAAGTATCCAATATGCAAGTCTGCCAGCCATCTggctgtttttaaatacagtgtaTTATGAACCCAGGATGCTGGAGGtgtccctcctccctctccctaaatttttttaagatggcCAGAGGGAAAACCAAGTTAAATTTTATTCAAAGAACACAAAGTCTACTTGGATCTTCTATTAATCTTAAGTTATAAagcctttttcatttgaaaatacattgttCTATATTGGGGAAGCAGGGAGCTGTTATCAAAAAGTCATTTTATGTTTATCTTTGAAAACCTCTCTCTGAAATGACTGATCAAATGACCCAAGTTTACCGAtgagtatttttctgaagtggtgTTTTGGAAACATTTGGCTAATTGGTTTATTTTCAGCAAGGCTGCATGTTTACAAAAGTACAGCTGTTTGGCAAACAGGGCAAgtgcaaaagacaggctcagctCCTTTGAACTAGCAGGAACAGCAACTGCTTGGGCTCCAGCACTGGCTAGTGTACTCCCACAGCCATGAGCTAAAGCAAAGCATGCTCAGATGCACCATATCTTTAGTGCAAGCCTGCTCCTGAGCACACACTGCAGAAACCACCCGCTTATCTTTTGGTTCATTAGGTGTTTGtgcacccccaaaaaacccaactctttTGAAGTCTGAAATGCAGACAAACATCCAGTAAGGCTGACTCATATCAGTACCTTAAATCATTATGTGATGGGGAGTAGTTGTTTGGCTAGTCCTAGCAAGAGCATGTAGGCACTGCCTACACTGGTCACATAAAATTACCAGCTCATATCTGGAAGACTACATTAACCCAGTGATTTCCAGCCTTAATGTTTAAAGCCTGTGGGGCCCTTTTGGAAATTTCCAGTCTGAACTTTTTGCTCCAACAGGAATTCTGCAAACAAGGAACACTAGCAAAAACTTGGGAAGACATTTCCTTTAATCAGGCCAAGCTTTACTCCTCAAACGCTGTGTACATTACCTGTCCTGAAGTTTAGAGACACCTCTGTAACACAGATAGTGCTGGCACCTGCAGATAGTaacaataaatttaattaataacagaaatgtatttcttatcTCTACTTAGAAGGGCTGGATTAGAGTTTCTGGCCAGTAAACCcccatttctgctgttttcagggCAGCATAACATCTAATCTAATTAAACTTTAGAGTCTCATCAGACAAATGAATTTCAAGCTTTATATCCCCCACAGTGTGATTTTAAGAGCTCTGCTGTGACTGTACCAGCCTACTGACCCTTAATCTTGTTTCCACcgaggaaaaaggcaaaagaaaacagaggcagCAAGGCAACACTCCTCTGGAGTGTGGGAGCATAATTCAGCATTGCTTGCAGGGTTGGGAGATGCGAACAAGTTCTGCTCATGCTAATAGTACAGAGACCAGACTACCTCTAGCCCTGTACACACATCCAAAAATGCCATTACCACTTTCAGGATCCTCGCCCTTCAGTTCTCCAACGCCCTCATGATTTGCACCACACTCCATTTCATCTTTCTTGGCCCAGTAGGTTGACAGGTAGCTCACTTCCTGGTTGTTCTCGGGTGTTACCACATCCACGAGGGCAGTTGTCTGCTTATCAGCCTTACTCTTAAGCTTTTCAGGGGAGTAATCTGTGATAAGGCACATTTCCAAATCCTCATCATCTTTAGAGATCAGCCTGTAGACTGAAGGAGATGGAGTAACATCTGAAATGGAGAAGAGGTGACACATTAGATGAGAGTACACAGTCATAGTTCCTTCAGTCTTAACACACAGACATTAGGTATGGAGGTTTTTCCATTATTCCAGTGGGAAGTTGTGCTAGGACACCTTTAGAGAACCAAGGCATCCACAGCAGATGATGCAGGAGCTACATGagacttatttttttatggGAGCCACAGAGAGTGGTCAGGCAGGATCCCTAGAGCATCTCAAATGATACTGATGGGGGCATCCACACCCTAGATGTCCATATCTAACCTGGTCATTCCTCTCTGTAACAACTCATTCAACTCTAGTCTGCAGCCTGGGCTTCCTTTTGGATCTTGGGCTGGATGCATTCAGGAATGTGTATAACAGGCAGAGAGCACTCTCTTCTTGCTTCACTGCCACAGATGTAATGTGTCTGGAGAGAACTGAGCAGCCCAGGGGCACCCTGTCTTTTCTGCAAATGTGTAGTCAAATCCACCACTGACATTCAAACTCCCACTTCCTCCACCTGTCCTGAGGGACAGTGGATAAACTACCAAGTCTTAAGGGTGTCCCTATTTACCACCAGTCTACCTAATTTTGTTCCTATAGGAGAAAGCTAGGAAAGCCACTGCAAAGTAGGAACACATGGTTGCATTtagggaaagaaagatgaaacaaaTGAATGTTTTGCTACATTCCACCACCTGACAGTGCAGTGCAAGatttttttactaaattttaCCCTGCAGAAGAGGGGTTTGGGGAACTAAAGGCTGCAGATATAAGACAGCTggagtttatttctgttttcttggttCAAACTCTTTTAGCATGTCAGTTAGACTAGGATTTTCCACACATATCAAAACACTACCTGTGGTTAAACCCTTCTTTGCACATTTAGCTTTGTAAACTTGTACTCTAAGCATACATTTCACCTTGTCCAGCTCTTGAAGTCTGATACTTTGAGAAGGTGCTTTCCTAAATCTTTGTTCACacataataata from Buteo buteo chromosome 9, bButBut1.hap1.1, whole genome shotgun sequence encodes the following:
- the LOC142034583 gene encoding M1-specific T cell receptor alpha chain-like codes for the protein MRRCRGAALAALAAVLLVAVVRAQVQQEASAETTEGTGISINCSHPNIQSNEDIHWYRQLPGQGPAFLTLVYKDSKELSDPPGRLSVAADRRSSALWLARPRRGDAAVYYCGLSIGSGYGKVTFGSGTRLSVQPNVTPSPSVYRLISKDDEDLEMCLITDYSPEKLKSKADKQTTALVDVVTPENNQEVSYLSTYWAKKDEMECGANHEGVGELKGEDPESGASTICVTEVSLNFRTDENLNMLSLSQLGLKVILMKAIIFNVLMTMLMWKKKNASN